One genomic segment of Pagrus major chromosome 13, Pma_NU_1.0 includes these proteins:
- the wdr44 gene encoding WD repeat-containing protein 44 — translation MASDTSDTEEFYDAPEDVNFTPSPKVSPAKFVIPSPKLSQRSVNAAQDVSCGVAASEPQQDDSLLIIDSIIEESQKGSVGDVGEVAQLLDQLHVDVRADPEPQEDNNAQEVPAESAAPAPEPQLAERPEESAATNRAYSIPAPEPTDSPGPSVGPQEGVQPPDITSTVGQSQPGGAVAVAEEGQEQRPADILDQIPLTDSQADSDSSGPLKPPRQFTVEPDIVASTKKPPPSRPPPPSGGPPPRPPPPSWQSLPSRKSQECLRLSGLEVSAVSSDALEPSGLVSPSSTVRSLTKELQHSLDLASATSGDKVVTAQENEDEQASSESGGQTPGPQRPRSNSGRELTDEEILASVMIKNLDTGEEIPLIQAEEKLPAGINPLTLHIMRRTKEYITNDAAQSDDDDKSQAPLADTDGGKLKQKTTQFKKFLGKSVKKAKHFAEEYGEKAVNKVKSVRDEVFHTDQDDPSSSDDEGMPYTRPAKFKAAHSFKGPFDFDQIKVVQDLSGEHMGAVWTMKFSHCGRLLATAGQDNVVRIWVLKTAFDYFNNMRLKYNTEGRVSPSPSQESLCSSKSDDPGASCIPEDPETEDRNAPFRQVPFCKYKGHTADLLDLSWSKNFFLLSSSMDKTVRLWHISRRECLCCFQHIDFVTAIAFHPRDDRYFLSGSLDGKLRLWNIPDKKVALWNEVDGQTRLITAANFCQNGKYAVIGTYDGRCIFYDTERLKYHTQIHVRSTRGRNKVGRKITGIEPLPGENKILVTSNDSRIRLYDLRDLSLSMKYKGYVNSSSQIKASFSHDYSFIVSGSEDKYVYIWSTYHDLSKFTSVRRDRNDFWEGIKAHNAVVTSAIFAPHPGLIVPQETGAEKPEAECKSLDSTDSETIPSGALKTDHTEVLLSADFTGAIKVFINVKKY, via the exons ATGGCGTCAGATACAAGTGACACCGAGGAATTCTATGATGCTCCTGAGGACGTTAATTTCACTCCATCTCCAAAAGT GTCACCTGCAAAGTTTGTCATTCCTTCACCTAAG CTTTCACAGAGATCAGTAAACGCTGCACAAGATGTGAGCTGTGGAGTGGCCGCATCAGAGCCTCAGCAAGATGATTCCCTACTG ATCATTGACAGCATCATTGAGGAGAGTCAAAAGGGAAGTGTTGGCGATGTTGGTGAGGTGGCTCAGCTGTTAGATCAGCTACATGTTGATGTAAGAGCGGACCCGGAGCCACAGGAAGATAATAATGCTCAGGAAGTTCCTGCGGAGTCAGCAGCGCCAGCTCCCGAACCTCAGCTCGCCGAGAGGCCAGAGGAAAGTGCCGCAACAAATAGAGCATACTCTATACCTGCCCCTGAACCCACAGATTCTCCAGGCCCATCAGTTGGGCCACAAGAAGGTGTTCAGCCCCCAGACATCACTAGCACTGTAGGACAGAGTCAGCCTGGTGGGGCTGTTGCAGTTGCAGAAGAGGGTCAGGAGCAAAGGCCTGCAGATATCTTAGATCAGATCCCACTCACAGACAGTCAGGCTGACTCGGACTCCTCTGGGCCTTTGAAACCCCCACGTCAGTTCACAGTGGAACCAGACATTGTAGCCAGCACCAAGAAGCCTCCTCCCTCACGCCCACCCCCGCCCAGTGGAGGTCCTCCACCGAGACCGCCTCCACCCTCTTGGCAGAGTCTGCCTTCCAGGAAGTCACAGGAGTGTCTGAGGCTGAGTGGACTGGAAG TGTCTGCGGTCAGTAGCGATGCTCTGGAGCCCTCCGGCCTGGTGTCCCCTAGCAGCACAGTGAGGAGTCTAACCAAAGAGCTGCAGCATTCCCTGGATCTTGCCAGTGCCACCAGTGGGGACAAAGTGGTGACGGCACAG gaaaatgagGACGAACAGGCCTCGTCTGAGAGTGGAGGACAAACTCCAGGCCCTCAGCGTCCACGTTCTAACTCTGGTAGAGAACTGACAGATGAA GAAATCCTGGCCAGCGTGATGATCAAGAATCTGGACACTGGGGAAGAGATCCCTCTAATCCAGGCAGAGGAGAAACTTCCTGCAGGGATTAACCCCCTCACTCTGCACATAATGAGGAGGACCAAGGAGTACATCAC GAATGATGCAGCACAGTCAGATGATGATGACAAGTCTCAAGCTCCACTGGCAGACACAGATGGCGgaaaactgaaacagaaaac AACCCAGTTTAAGAAATTCCTCGGCAAGTCTGTGAAGAAAGCCAAGCATTTCGCTGAGGAGTACGGAGAGAAGGCAGTCAACAAAGTGAAAAGTGTGCGTGATGAAG TGTTCCATACAGATCAGGACGATCCATCATCGAGTGACGATGAGGGCATGCCTTACACGAGGCCTGCTAAGTTCAAGGCAGCACACAGCTTCAAGGGTCCCTTTGACTTTGATCAGATTAAGGTTGTGCAGGATCTGAGTGGAGAGCACATG GGTGCCGTTTGGACGATGAAGTTCTCTCACTGCGGGAGGCTGCTGGCAACTGCAGGCCAAGATAATGTGGTCCGTATCTGGGTCTTAAAGACTGCCTTCGACTACTTCAATAACATGAGATTAAAGTACAACACTGAAG GTCGAGTTTCACCTTCTCCTTCTCAGGAAAGTTTATGCTCTTCAAAATCTGATGATCCCGGG GCAAGTTGTATTCCAGAAGATCCAGAGACAGAAGATAGAAATGCCCCTTTTCGTCAAGTCCCATTCTGCAAGTATAAAGGTCATACGGCTGATCTGTTGGACTTATCCTGGTCAAAG AACTTtttcctgctctcctcctccatggATAAAACAGTCCGATTATGGCACATATCCAGGAGAGAGTGTCTCTGCTGCTTTCAGCACATTGACTTCGTCACAGCCATTGCGTTCCATCCCAGA GATGACAGATACTTTTTAAGTGGCTCTCTGGATGGAAAGCTACGGCTCTGGAACATTCCGGACAAGAAGGTGGCGCTGTGGAACGAGGTGGACGGCCAAACACGCCTCATCACTGCAGCTAACTTCTGCCAAAATGGGAAGTATGCGGTCATCGGCACCTATGATGGGCGATGCATCTTCTATGACACAGAG CGTCTGAAATACCACACTCAGATTCACGTGAGGTCCACCAGAGGCAGAAATAAAGTTGGACGCAAAATCACTGGCATTGAACCTTTACCTGGAGAGAATAAG ATTTTGGTGACCTCAAATGATTCCCGCATTCGCCTTTATGACCTGAGGGACTTGTCTCTATCCATGAAATACAAAGGTTACGtcaacagcagcagtcagaTCAAGGCGAGCTTCAG TCATGACTACTCCTTCATAGTCAGTGGATCAGAGGATAAGTACGTGTACATCTGGAGCACTTACCACGACCTGAGCAAATTCACATCAGTACGACGGGACCGCAATGACTTCTGGGAAGGCATTAAAG CGCACAATGCAGTGGTCACCTCAGCGATCTTTGCACCCCACCCCGGCCTTATTGTTCCACAAGAAACTGGAGCAGAGAAACCAGAAGCAGAGTGCAAGAGCCTGGACTCCACAGACTCTGAAACGATACCCTCAG gaGCCCTTAAGACAGATCACACAGAGGTTCTACTCTCTGCTGACTTCACTGGAGCCATCAAAGTTTTCATCAATGTAAAAAAGTACTGA